The Salvelinus sp. IW2-2015 unplaced genomic scaffold, ASM291031v2 Un_scaffold5462, whole genome shotgun sequence genomic sequence CTCGTACGTCAAGCCCGTTTCTGTGTTGGTTGATTAAAAACAGAAACCGTTCCTGATGATAATTTACTGGTTAGCGTGGGAAATGTCAATGTAATTATGAATCCATGTAAACAACACACCTACTTCTACACACATGTTAACACTAAAGCTTGTCATGAACACTATAGCTGCAATGTAatatataggcctaggctatatctaGTTCATAGGCCTACAGCGTTCGTTGGTTTGAGAAATGTCAATGTAGTTGTGTAGAAAGGGATACAATGTAAAATAGACGAGGGTAAATTTTAAGATTTTActtaaatatatactgtacaagtAAAAAAAGACAGTGAGGATCAACCTGACTTAAAACAATAACTTATAAATGGAATGCATTTCACAAATGACAGTTCAAATTAATWAAAAWWAAAAAATGTAAACAGGCAAAGCCATAACTAGCGGACACTGTATATAACTTGTTCAGAATGCCCCGAGTGTTATTAGTCTTATTATTGTGCACGCGGTTTCCCATGTCCATCATACCCTGGAAACCaataaacaatgcaaaaaaaataaccAACTTTTGAATATTTTCAACATGAAAACACAATGGTAGTTCACTCAATTGCtgtcccaacagtgcagtaagttCTGATTGCTTTAACAAAGGAAAACAAATGTATTCCCTATTATTGTCCAGTGTTTATTTTATAGTCCATCGTTTTATAGTTTTCAAAACGACTTGATCTTGGATGTCAACATGAGTTGACAGCCAGAACTGACGTGTGTCATAACTTTCTGTTTGAGTTGAGCTACCTGCTCGCGCAGGACGGAAGCTGTGCTGGAGAGCCCGGCGTTGTCTGTCTTCAGAATCTTGACCTTGTCCTCCAAGCGCGAGATGCGCTCCAGCTTGCGCTTCCGGCACTTGGTGGCTGCCAGGCGGTTCCTTAGCCTCTTGCGCTCGGCCTTGATGCGCTCCTGGTTCTCCATGTCGATTGGGGACATGCCGCAAACTGACTCGTCGTCGCTGCTCTCCATGTCTGGAACGGTCTGGGGCTCCTCTTTCATCCCCGAATATCGCTGTGCGTGTAGGCCTGCTCCGGCTAGCGAGTGTTGGAAGTGGTGGGATGGGTGCGCCGCGGCTTGGTGGTGCTGGTACTGGTGGTGAGGCAGGTAGCTGATGGTGGTGGAGGGGTAGCTGCTGGTTGCAGGTGTGAGGTTAGTGTGAGGGCCACAGCTGTTCAGGGTGGTGTACTCCAGGTGCTCCGGATGCATGGAGGAACCAAACACGGTGGAGGCCACAGTGCACGTGGAGACTCCACCGGTTCCGATGGACACGTTCGGTGGCGGCATCTGGTTCATCTTGTGGAGGTCGTCCAGAGCTTTAACGAACCCGTCCGCGAAGCCCTCTTGTTCCTCTGTGATTCCCCTGCTGTAGAAGTACTGCCCAGGTGTCGGTGTGGTAGTGATGACACCGTTGCTGTTCTGGATGATCAATCGCTCCAGTTCAGGAGAGGCGAGCTTCAGCGAGCCGACTTCTGATGCGACCCCGGTCGGATAGAATTCACTCTCGTTGCGCAGCTGAGCCTTGAGGCTTTGGTTCCGATAGTTCTCGGCGAAGTTCAAGTTCATGTTCTGCTTGAGGAGCTTGTAGTCGTGCAGGGCAGCGCCTGAATGACCATAAGCAGAAAGAAACGAGTCGTCATGATAGAAAGGCTGTTCCATTATTGTGGACATTATTCAAATATTGCTGGAATTCTTCAGTGTAGTAGCtgaatttataagtccaaaaaagGGCAAGCCCTCTCGAGTGTCTTTTCAGCAACCAAACGTTTCCGCAGAAGGTATATTATAATCAAGCCCAAAGTTATCAATGTAGAACAGAGCAAAACTTCCAAAATAGTGGAACTGTACTGTACCGAGTCAATAGTCGTCGGGTTTTTTTTCTTGACAGTTGTATTCAAACTGATGTCCGGTGACTAATTATTGGATTCCACACAGTCTTTCGTCCCGTTGATATTTCTTTGCGAACTGGAATGTTAGTTGTTTTCTCGCTGGTTTAAACTCGTGTTCTACCAGTGTTCATGCGATACAGGCAATTTATACACTTTATAGTGCAAGAAACGCACCGATTGGCCAGCCCTTGTTCCACGCCCTGAAACGTCAGATGCTCGATGACGTTGTTGCCAGGAACTGCTGAGATAAACAAGacttgagagagaggaaagtgataGGCTACGTAAATGATTTTATACATCTATCTGGGTTAAATGGTAGTGTTATTTGCGTCGAACCTCCACTTTCGGATTCATTTTGACTTCATATATTGATGTGGATATAATCTTGAGGGCTATCTTTATAACACCGTTATGAAGGGGGCATTGCCAGTTGGATATAATATTATATTGATACATTTGAGTACTCTACATGTATTGATAGGCTACATGTATTTTGTGCCTATTAGGGTCCATATCAGAAAATATCACTGACACATTTAGCTGATTGAAGATTGCCTTACAATTACATCAGCTTGGGTCATTTACCTAAGAAAACTATAGGTCTTCCTCAGGCTAAGAACACGACTATTTAGCCTATGCAATGTCATTGTATAACTTGTTGAACAGTAGCCAAATTTCCCTTCCCATCGCCTTGTATCCACACAGTGTTCAATAGTGTTCGATTGATAAGGCGCGAGGCTGAGTCATGGCAACGAAATTTATAGCAAGTCCATATTTGGTTATCCTGGCGCATGCAGTTTCCTGCTCCGTGTGAAAAGCGGGAAGCCACTCCCAGTTGGACCGCTTCCAGGAGCAGGCCTCCGGGCGGGAAGAGGTGGAGTAGCCGTACTATACTCCGAGTAGAGCAGAGGGAGGGTGGGAtgtggaggagagcagaggctagaGTGGCAAGGTAGTGCGATATGTCCAGAATAGTTtattcagaacaagaataagCCTGGCACCATCACGATCACATGTGAAAAAGTGAAGACTCCAAAGTATTGGAGTCTTTCCTTTTCATTTTACGCATGGTGACGCCAGCCAAGTGGTTATGAATTTATTATGGAGTGGAAAAGTAGTTATGTCAGAGAATCCAAATCAGAAGAATTGCTGACACCATAACGATGAAACCTGAAAAAAAGTGGTTGGGATGCTTTTTATTCTTACAATCAACCTTTTTGAGTCTTTATTTTTTCCCTTTTACTCAGAGACAGAGGCCAAGcagctttattttattttgtattaattgCTGTAAGCATCACGATGACACTTTGTGTGGTTTAGGCTTTTTTTGTAATCAACCTTTGGTATTCTAGCATGGAAGGCCACGCCAGacttttaaatgtattataataTTAGCTGACAAACAGCTATTATTTGGCCTCAGGTAGAGTTTTACCTTGAGAAACCATGGtagcaaacaaaacaacaaagcagGAGCCCCTCTATCCGAACACCTGTTTTTGGTTCGAGGAGAAAGAGGTCTCTGTCTCCTGAGTATGGTAATGAGGTCTGAATCATTTTCTCCACCAGAATAGAAGAACGGTCGAATCGAACGATGCAGGCATCCGCCCACGCGCCCCTAGTTCTCCAAGTTCTATCTCCATGTTCGACTCGTCCAACCTTCCACCCATATCCTCAGGTGGAGTAGCAGTCTACTATGTTGTCTATACCTGTATGCCCATCAGGGGAACAGAACGTTTTCTGGCAATAACTCTTAAAAACACTTCCATTGTAATTTCTTCAAGccgtaaatactttttttttattattttatttattttttgcaatcaGATTTTTGGCAGCCAGCAACAAGCAAATGTGCTCAGTACGaatgttttaatataatttccctctttctgtgtacTCAGTTTTGTGTATGACAATTTGTCATATGCCAAGAAATATGACATATATCAATTACGCACTGACAAATTTCCTGACAACAATTTGACCACAGACCTTGCAATGTATAGATAAGATAGCTTAAGTAGAACATACTTAGAGCCAATAATCGATGACTTATTGTATTATGATTGGACTTGAAATCATCGGTTCAGTGCGTCCTCTAAGATATTATGAATTTATTATGGTCATAAAGCGATGAGTAAAATGTGCTAATTATTTACAGACAAATGTTATGGTTATATTTCGTCTAGGTAAATTCATGAGTAAGCGCATTGTTTGTATACATAAAGACACTCATAGTAAAATAATGAGATGAGTTTGGAGGGAAACACCATAAAGATGTTGTGGCTAGACAGAAACATTCAAGTTATAAGCGAAGTTGTTTGATAACTTGTATCAAAATTGTATTCAGGAAAGCAACTTCCGTTAGGCTTACCTTTACTCGCGAGCATCTGCCATGTCTTTTGTGGTGCACCCAATGCTGTGACTTTTTGTGCTATTTTTAGGCAACTTGTTCAATAAAATTTGCATCACATGAATTGATCCCTTGtgatcatttgaaaggaaaaaaataatacaattaatatactgtatctgcaattagaaagaaagaaaaaatgttTTCCCCATGAGAAATGTTTTCAGAAATATCTCCATTGATTCTCAAGCCAATGCTGACTCTTAATATTTTTCTTTATGGGAACTAATGCTCTGCCTAAGTGGTGGTCAGCCCATGGGTCCAGCCCATAGGACATGTCAATTAGAGGTCACCCCTACAACATACTCCACATGAAACATTGACCTTATTTACATctgcccttcttcttctctcctgtcaGTGAGTAACTTCAGAGGAACAGCATGATGCATAGCGGCTCTTTCTTTGACTTCTTGCTCTTTTCTCCACATCCCCTTCTCAATATGCATTGGGGGAGAAGGTTAGAGGGGAGTGAACTTGGATCCCCTCCTCCAATGtggtttgagaaggagacgagaatGTGAGGAATGAAGAAAAtatgaattgagaaagagccaGTCACCACAGCAGTGGTCTACTCTTGACTGGAGAGAGGTCACTGACCAGTCTGACCTCATTCATTAAAAGGTCAAGAAGATTGTCAAAAATCAATAGGGATCTTGTTCATTGTGGGCCTATGATCTGTGACATGGTGTGCCATTTTTTGGGGTCCCACTTAGTGAGTGGTTATTAAGTAATTATTAAGTAATTACTCACTCTAGTTATAGGCCTAATAATGACTGAGTGAGTTGTGGAGTGGTCATAGAAGTCACTGTTTCCGGTTTATTAAGATAGACATGGATTTTGTTTTGCTTCCGTTAACCCAAAAATCTATTCAATATTTCATTAGAAACCAGGTATTTTCAGCACTTTATTTCGAGACAAGATTTCTCCTGAACACAAATAGAATACCCttctttccccctttctctctttctctcacactcatCACATGCATAAGCACCCAGACTCACTTGAgcccatactctctctctctcacacaagacatacacacatcacatgcatgcccaaacacacacacagttcacagcTCATACGATTTTTGTTGAGTGAGGGTAATTTAGGATGACATATTTCATTTGCTTTCTGAGGAAGGTGAAAGATGGGAAGCAAAATGCGGGAGAAAAAGACAGTAAAACCATAGAGCCCTGTGGTGTTAATCACTCACGGTGGTGAGRATGATGCaggcgtgtgtgtgagcgtgcatgaGYCCTGTGGCAGGGCTGTAGGAAAAGAGGGGCACTTAAACCTGGTCACTCACTATTGGGCCCAAACATTACTGGGCCCAAACATCACTGCCCTACCATGGGTGTTACTCTAGCACTCTGCACTGGGCTGGGCGgaagggctggagagagagagagatggagtgagggaaGGATATTGTATGAGAACGGAAGGAGAGTGGTAAGGTCAGGCAAGGCTTTGAAAGAGAATGAGGAAAGGATGCAGCATGCTTAGGCAGTCTAGCCTAGCTACGGGTGTGTTCGTTAATTCGCTCTGgcaatctactccgatttcagagcactctcgtcRgagtgtgccagagtgcagaataactgacgaatttacgaacgcttaacacccgttgaatatggccggtgtcagtaaatgtggGTAAAAagaagcgtaattaaattgttgccagcagcatagttacagtcaccaacgctctggataacatgatgAGTACagcataaccagctctgctagggtgagtaaaatggtcagagtgaagtgttctctcatttgtgtcaggacgtagctagttagcttgggtacttgactgccgttgtgaggtcagaacgctcggatcaaccctactcctRGGCCAGAGCARCCAGTGTACgttccgagagcgaaacgctctgaatttacgaacagagaatctgacaacgctctaaatttatgaacgcccagagcgcactctggcactccagaatgAAATTCCGAACACACCCTAAATGGGATGACTatagacagtacagacagtacagtatgggggcAGAGATAACTTTTGTTTGGCTGCTattgcctgagcagagatgaggtgatgactttaaggaatgaaaaataataaagtcGTCAAATAAAAACGAAGTATTgtaaataaacaactgaaatattgtattatttaataGTAATTTAGTTGTTTACTATTGATATCttacccaatgtggacctgactgtcacgccctgaccatagtttgctttgtatgttttatgttttgtttggtcagggtgtgatctgagtgggcattctatgttgtttgtctagtttgtctatttctatgtgtttggcctgatatggttctcaatcagaggcaggtgtttgtcgttgtctctgattgggagccatatttaggtaMcctgttttgtattgtgggttgtgggtgattgttcctgttcgtgtgttcctatgtttagtgttcactatttcgggactgttgcgtcttcgtttattttgttcagtttattgtttttgttcgttattgaaagtattctaataaatatgaatactcaccacgctgcgtattggtccgacatctcctactcctcctcagacgaggaggatgaaGAACGTTAcactgacagagacaatggaatattttacATGTTTTAGCAATTGCATGTTCACCATTCTTGGCTTTGGAACGTCCATTAAAAAGCTCTAAAATAATTTTAGAGTAATTTAATAATGCATTTGATGTTTTTTTAGTTTCTTTTATCGGAACCGACCTCAAAGCACaataatcactcagcactaccttgatgacaagacagagagattgaTGGTTAAGTGCAAAGCATTCTCTCACGGTAAATGGCTTGGTAATAGAAAGAGGCATGTACGTTAAGATCAATTTGATTGTGAGTCACAGAATTTGTGGGTGAAAGAAACTCATCTGAGATCCCGCTTGGCCTTTCTTTTTCAGTAAGAGCTCTGCACGGAGGTGTATCCTATGCGTGCCATCACTAACAGTATCGTCTCCATTCTGCCATCATGTACTGTAAACCAAATCTACGTGTTTGTGTTCTCTGTCCGTTAGTCATTAGTTCGCTTACTCCAAAGTTGAGTCCTCAGTTAGTaaaggacaaaacaataaagctgCCTGAAGGAACATGATGTCTATTTGGCCTTCACAATGAtgactgtttttttttacttccctccatccctcccttctcttatGCCCCCagttcctccatccctcccttctcttatGTCCCCAGTTCCTCCATCGCTCCTTCCTCCTATGCCCCTAGTTCCGAACTTCCCCCTTCACAATGACTATTTctacttcctctttctcttcctccctcctcttttgcCCCCGGTTCACCCTCTGAGTCAGGCCCTTGCCGAACACTTAACACTGGCCATCGCAGTTAAATGAACCAGAACAAATCTCATCTACTCCCCACTACATGTCTTTTTCTCAGGCAAGGTCTTCTCTGSTCCATGCGCAGTGAACCAGAAACGGCCTGGAAGGTACGGTGAGTCAGGTATGGCTCTGTCCCCGCGAGGACAACAGCGGGAAACTCGCTCACTTCCCTGACCCAGCAAATTAAGTCAGAGGACGGTTGTTAGAGGTTAGTAAAGGGGCTAGTCAGCCTTGTGCGTGGGGGTCACTATCTATAATTagatacttttattttttaataatttacCCCCACCCCATTcgacccctccctctcttccttttgtCAATCCCCCTATCCATCTGTCGTCGTTATCTGTCCGCCCGTGGGAAAATGAGATTTTGTGTATGTAATCGTTTTAATGAAGGGAATGCAGCGTTGCCGTTGAATCTGCATATCCTCGTTCCATAGCTCCCAGAGAAGTGCTAAGGAGCCTTGTAGCAGTGAGAGACCTTTAGCACAAGACAGGAGGAGGCCAAATGTGAAGCGCAGAGCGCAGCAGGGAAAAGACGGTCGGCCCAAACTGTCCCCTCAGGCCCAGGGGCTGACMCGATACATATGGAGCTGTccttcctcttccatctccttAACTGTCGCTCTGCCAGTCTGTAAAAAGGCGAACGGTAGTAGGTTCTTATAAGTACAGGATTGATCATTTTATTTAATTCTTGCTAATTTCATTTAATTGAGTTGCCATTGTGTTTTTCATAAAGAGATGAGGCGTTTTCGATTGCTGTCTAAGGAATATCGAGGGAGGGTGGAGACTATAATTGTTTTTTTCTCGCACATTTAGAATGacctttcattacatttttaacaatgACCTTTACAAAGGTCTAAAACAGGTGATTCCAGAGTTCAAACAACTCATCCTGCATTAAATTGGTTTGTGAGCACCATTTGTTTGAGACCTGTGCTGTAAGGTGAAAAGCACCATGAATTTCTCAACTCTTCCATTATAACAGTTAAACAGGGTTTATCATTGGTCTGCTAGGGCACAATGTCAAGGTGGTATCTACAGAGGGTTATAGAGGTCACGGGTTGCCATGGAGATGTCCGTGACCTCAgggataagggggggggggggtgtaaattaTGAAAGTGTCATGGCTGGGTCAGGAGAGGTGATGTCATACCTAacgcagagcagagagagtgaaTGATGGAGAGATGTGAGTAAGTAGTAACTCACACTCcactccaaacacaccaaaacaatgCTCATCACAGTCATGCTACTTTAAACATCTACTGTTGTAAAGTGTTGTAGACTAGACTCTAGAGTGACTAATGATATGTTGGTCCACATGATGTTCTTGGTCAACTGCCCGTCATTAGTAATGGTAGAGTAATGGTAGCCATAGAGTAATGGTAGCCTAGTATCAATTTATGCATGTAGACTTACAATTGTATTTACAGGTACATCATTCTGGATGAATTTGTTTCATGTTGTATAGGAAGTTAGGAACTGcttttagttagttagtttttttgtttgtagtaCCCTAGTGTGTTGCCCTAGTGtgtgaattcagaaagtattcatactccttgacttattacacattttgttgttactgcctgaattcaaaatggattaaacatattttttcctcacccatctacacacaataccccataatgacaaagtgaaaatatgttttttgaaattttcacaaatttattgaaaatgaaatacagaaatctgtcATTTAgaagtattcccacccctgagtcaatactttgWagaagcacctttggcagcaatttatagctttgagtcatcttgggtatgtctgtatcagctttgcacatctgtatttggggattttctcctatTCTTCCTTGTAGATTCTctcggcggtgaacagcaatcttcatgtctttccacagattttcaatgggattcaagtctgagctttagctgggccacacaaggactttcacattcttgttctgaagccattccaatgttgctttggctgtatgctcattgtcattgtcctgttggaaggtaaatctTAGCCCCAGTCTGTCGCACTGCAAAgcaactttttggaatttgtgctgcaggatgcaaatttctgttagaaaaagctagcctttgctttcctaactgcctgtgtatattggttcctaatttccctgaaaagttgcatatcgcgggggctattcgaggctaatgcagtacgccacaggatgtttttgtgctggtcaagggcagtcaggtctggagtgaaccacgggctatatctgttcctggtcctAAAATtgtttaatggggcatgcttatttaagattgtgaggaaagcacttttaaagaataaccaggcatcMtctactgacggaatgaggtcaatatccttccaggatacccgggccaggtcgattagaaaggcctgctcgctgaagtgttttagggagcgtttgacagtgatgaggggtggtcgtttgaccgcagacccattacggacagtgatcgctgagatcctggttgaagactcgagaggtatatttggagggcaggttggttaggatgatatctatgagggcgcctgtgtttacagatttggggttgtacctggtaggttcattgataatttgtgtgcgaTTGAGGGTATCAAGTTTAggttgtaggatggccggggtgttaagcatgtcccagtttaggtcacctaagagcacgagctctgaagatagatgggggggcaatcaattcacatatggtgtccagggcacagctgggggcagaaggtggtttatagcaagcggcaacggtgagaggcTTGTTTGGatattggatgcacctgagctcaatttggagtgtcatagcaaagggttgtgaatacttaagtaaattagatatttctgtgcaaaaataaaataaaacatgttttcacttcgtcattatgggatattgtgtgtagatggMTGTGAAAAAcatctatttcatccattttgaaatcaggctgtaacacaaaatgtgaaataagtcaaggggtatacatactttttgaaggcactgtaaatgttttCCAATACTATACTTGTGTATTTGGTCTTAGTACTAGAGACGGTTCCTCTTTAGAGAAATAGCAGAAGTGAATGTGAGGTGGGAGGTACTGGTCTGGGTGTGGCTGGATGGGTGGAGCTATAGTACACCACATCTTAATTTCCCAGAATGGTGGAGTTGACCTGTGTGGCAAGAAGGCAGGAAAACCTCtcaacacaagcacacaaaaaTAATCTGGCAAAACTCACTCTCACAAACAGTTATGGTCCTAATTAAAAGTATTGATATTATTTTACTACTGTCATATTCTTGCATCTTTAAATAAATGGAATTAAATGAATGAtaaatacccattgattcttgaagtatataacttagaaatgcctcttGAGCTCAGTTcagctgtcataccccatcagaacccaaaatataagcgtGTTTTAcccaaatgtttgtaaacaacctaaatgtaaacaaacactgtatagcctcaaaacatagttaaaactataatgttgatatcatggagggtcagtccttgcatccatagctttgtctatgaattttcgactggttacatttctccagccctctCCCTTAGCTTTTCAGCAAAACAAGGCCAGGGAGAacgatttgttattgtttaaatgtattattctagctttaaggattacttttaaatgtgaaaaaatgacaatttggaaatagtgtttttattttattttatgctgTTAACCATTGCAGTACAATTACTTAGCATATATTCGGTAGCTTACGTCTGGCATGCGAGGACTTGTACTTTTGTTTGGAggtcagtcacacacagacacagacagtattTCCCAGCAAGTGATTTGAATGATAGATGGTGAAATGTTAAACATGTACCTCATTGTGTGCATTCACAGACGCTATATATACTCTTCAAGTAATAATYCTTAGAATACTCCAGTGATCAGAATCCAAAAGTGAAAGCAGTCATTTCCAGTAGCGCTCTAGAGTCTGGCAACCCAAACAACTCCACATCCCCAGGCAGTCCCATTTCAAAGAAATGGTGTGTGTcgatgagattgtgtgtgtgtttataaagaGACTTTGTCATTTGTTTGACAAAATTGCATAGGAAATGCATAAACATTTATCTTAGAAAGTAAGAGGGAGGGcttttaaaaagagagagaggacacactgtctgtgtgtgtgatggtgtgagttTAGCCGAAACTGTGTGGGTGGCATGCTGCATTCAGATGCAGGGCTGATCATCATTTAGAATCAGCAACTGCCCCTGATGCTTCCAGGAAATAAAGCAATGaggagaagtgtgtgtgcgtgatgaTTGACATGATGATATGGTATATGCTACGAGACAAACATCAAATTCACTTTACTCTAGCTTGATTCACATGCTTGGGATGGAGATTTAATGAAGTTTCCTCAGGGCAGAGTTAAGTGAATTCACTTCCCCGATTGAATGACTGGTTACATTCAGCATGTTTTTACCATT encodes the following:
- the LOC112078258 gene encoding transcription factor JunB isoform X2 encodes the protein MNLNFAENYRNQSLKAQLRNESEFYPTGVASEVGSLKLASPELERLIIQNSNGVITTTPTPGQYFYSRGITEEQEGFADGFVKALDDLHKMNQMPPPNVSIGTGGVSTCTVASTVFGSSMHPEHLEYTTLNSCGPHTNLTPATSSYPSTTISYLPHHQYQHHQAAAHPSHHFQHSLAGAGLHAQRYSGMKEEPQTVPDMESSDDESVCGMSPIDMENQERIKAERKRLRNRLAATKCRKRKLERISRLEDKVKILKTDNAGLSSTASVLREQVAQLKQKVMTHVSSGCQLMLTSKIKSF
- the LOC112078258 gene encoding transcription factor JunB isoform X1 yields the protein MSTIMEQPFYHDDSFLSAYGHSGAALHDYKLLKQNMNLNFAENYRNQSLKAQLRNESEFYPTGVASEVGSLKLASPELERLIIQNSNGVITTTPTPGQYFYSRGITEEQEGFADGFVKALDDLHKMNQMPPPNVSIGTGGVSTCTVASTVFGSSMHPEHLEYTTLNSCGPHTNLTPATSSYPSTTISYLPHHQYQHHQAAAHPSHHFQHSLAGAGLHAQRYSGMKEEPQTVPDMESSDDESVCGMSPIDMENQERIKAERKRLRNRLAATKCRKRKLERISRLEDKVKILKTDNAGLSSTASVLREQVAQLKQKVMTHVSSGCQLMLTSKIKSF